One window of the Trifolium pratense cultivar HEN17-A07 linkage group LG2, ARS_RC_1.1, whole genome shotgun sequence genome contains the following:
- the LOC123906804 gene encoding ankyrin repeat-containing protein BDA1-like isoform X1 yields the protein MSNLVDIVRPAAEEGNIDLLYSVLKNNPSILADIDSEQLVETPLHIAASKGHIPFVIEIMNWKPSFALKLNPEGLSPIPLAIQNKRMMLWFVDMNKELVRVKGKGGLTPLHLASQIGDVDILAVLIRACPDSLQDVTVWGETALHIAAKNNNYDALHLLVSFLRNYAGKNAESLEKKILNWKDEDDNTILHISVQNNHPKKTILLLIRSPVIYLNAKNLKDKTTLDMAISEEIKKLLSRSGVKPGSEVINSRTQAERISSPITIIGFCSRYLNRFRSTVSDEQHNILLIIFTLIVTATYQTVLSPPGGLHQSDAASDNNANIISSNSTISSTLPSAGKSVMSKSVFFWFSYLNMISFSISMIIILVMAPRGMMVSSPLLMLPMSCFAISYLYSMWMISPTHSNTVVVLTYLFVMLVVIIISQYYRLKLMLNRRKVIVTR from the exons ATGAGCAATCTTGTTGATATAGTTAGACCTGCAGCTGAAGAGGGTAATATAGACCTCCTCTACAGTGTACTTAAAAATAACCCATCAATTTTAGCGGACATAGATTCAGAACAATTAGTTGAAACTCCTTTGCATATCGCGGCATCTAAGGGGCATATCCCTTTTGTCATTGAGATTATGAATTGGAAACCTTCATTTGCTTTGAAACTAAATCCAGAAGGATTGAGCCCTATCCCCCTTGCGATACAAAACAAGAGGATGATGTTGTGGTTTGTTGACATGAATAAGGAACTTGTTAGAGTCAAAGGGAAGGGAGGGTTGACTCCTCTTCATCTTGCTAGTCAAATTGGAGATGTTGATATTTTAGCTGTGCTCATCCGTGCTTGTCCGGATTCCCTTCAAGACGTGACTGTGTGGGGTGAGACTGCTCTGCATATAGCTGCCAAAAATAACAACTATGATGCTCTTCATCTCCTTGTTTCCTTCCTTAGGAATTATGCTGGCAAAAATGCTGAGagcttagaaaaaaaaatattaaattggaAGGATGAGGATGACAACACCATTTTACACATTTCAGTACAAAATAACCATCCAAAG AAAACGATTTTGTTGTTGATACGTTCTCCAGTAATATATCTGAACGCAAAGAACTTGAAGGACAAAACAACATTAGACATGGCAATAagtgaagaaataaaaaaattattgtctcGTTCTGGAGTAAAACCTGGCTCAGAAGTCATCAATTCTCGAACACAAGCAGAAAGGATTAGTTCACCGATCACCATTATAGGTTTTTGCTCCAGGTACTTAAATCGTTTTAGAAGTACTGTATCGGATGAGCAACATAACATTTTATTGATAATTTTCACTCTTATTGTAACGGCTACCTATCAAACAGTACTGAGTCCCCCTGGTGGATTACATCAATCTGATGCTGCTAGTGACAACAATGCAAACATCATTTCCTCCAATTCTACTATCTCTTCTACACTACCAAGTGCTGGGAAATCGGTCATGTCAAAAAGTGTGTTCTTTTGGTTTTCATATTTGAATATGATTTCCTTTTCGATATCAATGATAATAATACTTGTTATGGCCCCAAGAGGGATGATGGTATCTTCACCATTGCTCATGCTTCCAATGAGTTGTTTTGCCATTAGTTATCTATATTCTATGTGGATGATATCCCCTACACATTCCAATACCGTAGTCGTTTTGACATATCTGTTTGTCATGCTTGTTGTCATCATTATTTCACAGTATTATAGACTTAAATTGATGCTCAATAGGAGGAAGGTTATTGTCACGAGATAA
- the LOC123906804 gene encoding ankyrin repeat-containing protein BDA1-like isoform X2, translating to MSNLVDIVRPAAEEGNIDLLYSVLKNNPSILADIDSEQLVETPLHIAASKGHIPFVIEIMNWKPSFALKLNPEGLSPIPLAIQNKRMMLWFVDMNKELVRVKGKGGLTPLHLASQIGDVDILAVLIRACPDSLQDVTVWGETALHIAAKNNNYDALHLLVSFLRNYAGKNAESLEKKILNWKDEDDNTILHISVQNNHPKKTILLLIRSPVIYLNAKNLKDKTTLDMAISEEIKKLLSRSGVKPGSEVINSRTQAERISSPITIIGFCSSTESPWWITSI from the exons ATGAGCAATCTTGTTGATATAGTTAGACCTGCAGCTGAAGAGGGTAATATAGACCTCCTCTACAGTGTACTTAAAAATAACCCATCAATTTTAGCGGACATAGATTCAGAACAATTAGTTGAAACTCCTTTGCATATCGCGGCATCTAAGGGGCATATCCCTTTTGTCATTGAGATTATGAATTGGAAACCTTCATTTGCTTTGAAACTAAATCCAGAAGGATTGAGCCCTATCCCCCTTGCGATACAAAACAAGAGGATGATGTTGTGGTTTGTTGACATGAATAAGGAACTTGTTAGAGTCAAAGGGAAGGGAGGGTTGACTCCTCTTCATCTTGCTAGTCAAATTGGAGATGTTGATATTTTAGCTGTGCTCATCCGTGCTTGTCCGGATTCCCTTCAAGACGTGACTGTGTGGGGTGAGACTGCTCTGCATATAGCTGCCAAAAATAACAACTATGATGCTCTTCATCTCCTTGTTTCCTTCCTTAGGAATTATGCTGGCAAAAATGCTGAGagcttagaaaaaaaaatattaaattggaAGGATGAGGATGACAACACCATTTTACACATTTCAGTACAAAATAACCATCCAAAG AAAACGATTTTGTTGTTGATACGTTCTCCAGTAATATATCTGAACGCAAAGAACTTGAAGGACAAAACAACATTAGACATGGCAATAagtgaagaaataaaaaaattattgtctcGTTCTGGAGTAAAACCTGGCTCAGAAGTCATCAATTCTCGAACACAAGCAGAAAGGATTAGTTCACCGATCACCATTATAGGTTTTTGCTCCAG TACTGAGTCCCCCTGGTGGATTACATCAATCTGA
- the LOC123904377 gene encoding zinc finger MYM-type protein 5-like: MSTRKYESGYSKLLKKRKVEALIESQKGALLKFVKKSKNENIGDCSVTGQVNSVNQAENVNREDIVDEQVNNIDRNENRDEIADEQVNNIAANENREEIVDEQVNNIDANENREGIACENETTVPINRQDSIDSDTHVDREELLEESSQKNIYDPSQWITIDTKLRDLLVENGPVKVTDIDFPKDAYARRFCSSLYIQQLSNGEKRERKWLVYSQSLDKVFCFCCKLFKTLPSTSKLAHEGSNDWRNISAKLKSHEMSNEHIINMSSWIDLEMRLLKNKTIDKHVQERIDREREHWRNLLFRIIAVVKTLGKNNLAFRGTNEKIYQENNGNSCNAFVAYRIMLTIPVTVASAERSFSKIKLIKSYLRSTMSQQRLNGLALLSIEKEMLTQIDYNSLINDFASQKARKIKFK; encoded by the coding sequence ATGTCAACTCGAAAATATGAATCGGGCTATTCAAAACTCctaaaaaagagaaaagttGAAGCTTTGATTGAATCACAAAAGGGGGCtttattaaaatttgttaaaaaaagtaaaaatgaaaatatcgGTGATTGTTCGGTGACTGGACAAGTTAATAGTGTAAACCAAGCTGAAAATGTAAACCGAGAAGATATAGTTGACGAACAAGTTAACAATATAGATCGTAATGAAAACCGAGATGAGATAGCTGACGAACAAGTTAACAATATAGCCGCTAATGAAAACCGAGAAGAGATAGTTGACGAACAAGTTAACAATATAGATGCTAATGAAAATAGGGAAGGAATAGCTTGTGAAAATGAAACTACAGTACCGATTAATAGGCAAGATTCTATTGATTCTGACACCCATGTAGATAGAGAAGAACTATTAGAAGAAtcatctcaaaaaaatatatatgaccCAAGTCAATGGATAACTATTGACACAAAATTGAGagatttattagtagaaaatgGTCCTGTAAAAGTTACCGATATAGATTTTCCTAAAGATGCATATGCAAGACGCTTTTGTTCATCACTTTACATTCAACAACTGTCTAATGGAGAAAAGCGTGAAAGAAAATGGTTAGTTTATTCTCAAAGTTTAGATAAAGTGTTTTGCTTTTGTTGTAAATTGTTTAAAACTCTTCCTAGTACAAGTAAATTAGCTCATGAAGGTAGTAATGATTGGAGAAATATTAGTGCTAAGTTGAAGAGTCATGAGATGAGTAATGAACATATTATTAATATGAGTTCATGGATTGATTTAGAAAtgagattattaaaaaataaaacaattgacaAGCATGTTCAAGAAAGAATTGATAGAGAAAGAGAACACTGGAGAAATTTATTATTTAGAATCATTGCGGTTGTTAAAACTCTTGGAAAAAATAACTTAGCATTTCGTGGAACAAACGAAAAgatttatcaagaaaataatGGGAATTCCTGTAATGCATTTGTCGCTTATAGAATAATGTTAACGATTCCTGTAACTGTTGCTTCAGCAGAAAgaagtttttcaaaaataaaattaataaaatcttATCTAAGATCAACAATGTCTCAACAAAGATTAAATGGATTGGCGTTATTATCCATTGAAAAAGAAATGTTAACTCAAATTGATTATAATAGtttaataaatgattttgcATCTCAAAAAGctcgaaaaataaaatttaaataa